Proteins from one Catenuloplanes atrovinosus genomic window:
- a CDS encoding zinc-dependent alcohol dehydrogenase: MKARAVRFLAPRSVAVEDVHLDDPTGDELLVRTVYSGISAGTELLAYRGELDAETPLDETLAAFEGGFHYPFGYGYSAVGRTPDGTAVFAFHPHQSHFTAPAADVLPLPDGLDPRLATMFPLVETALQLSLDAGPVLGETVLVTGLGAVGLLTSLLLTRAGAEVVALEPQQWRRSLAGSVGITARHPDESDARAALLVETSGAPRALADGLGRLRHEGTALVGSWYGTKPVSLPLGGDFHRRRLTIRSSQVSTIPAAQQDRWTRDRRRATALALMPGLPLAALATTEFAFENAPAAYEALDRGAPGVLHAALRYE; encoded by the coding sequence GTGAAAGCGCGCGCCGTCCGGTTCCTGGCACCGCGCTCGGTCGCGGTCGAGGACGTGCACCTCGACGACCCGACCGGCGATGAGCTGCTGGTACGCACCGTCTACTCCGGAATCAGCGCGGGCACGGAGCTGCTGGCCTACCGCGGCGAACTGGACGCGGAGACGCCGCTCGACGAGACGCTCGCCGCCTTCGAGGGTGGCTTTCATTACCCGTTCGGGTACGGCTACAGCGCGGTCGGCCGCACCCCCGACGGCACCGCGGTCTTCGCGTTCCACCCGCACCAGTCCCACTTCACCGCGCCCGCCGCCGACGTGCTGCCGCTGCCGGACGGCCTGGATCCGCGGCTGGCCACCATGTTCCCGCTCGTCGAGACCGCGTTGCAGCTCAGCCTCGACGCGGGCCCGGTGCTGGGCGAGACCGTGCTGGTCACCGGCCTCGGCGCGGTGGGGCTGCTGACCTCGCTGCTACTCACCCGGGCCGGCGCGGAGGTGGTGGCGCTGGAGCCGCAGCAGTGGCGGCGCTCGCTGGCCGGCTCGGTCGGCATCACCGCGCGGCACCCGGACGAGTCGGACGCGCGGGCGGCGCTGCTGGTGGAGACGTCTGGTGCCCCGCGCGCGCTCGCGGACGGGCTCGGGCGGCTGCGTCACGAGGGCACCGCGCTGGTCGGCTCCTGGTACGGCACCAAGCCGGTCTCCCTGCCGCTCGGCGGCGACTTCCACCGCCGCCGCCTCACCATCCGCTCCAGCCAGGTGTCCACGATCCCGGCCGCGCAGCAGGACCGGTGGACCCGCGACCGCCGCCGCGCCACCGCGCTGGCCCTGATGCCGGGGTTGCCGCTGGCCGCGCTCGCCACCACGGAGTTCGCGTTCGAGAACGCGCCCGCCGCCTACGAGGCACTCGACCGGGGCGCACCCGGAGTCCTGCACGCGGCGCTGCGATATGAATGA
- a CDS encoding 6-pyruvoyl trahydropterin synthase family protein gives MYEVGTSREVRAYHTMPGMPPPEGERHSHDYRLDIRVTRPRLDARDMVVDLDVLNDALRGVTDRLHEADLDEIVGKETTKDAVTVEVFSQWLHAVLASAVGPVAGATLHVRVWEDPRMYGGYEGPLGD, from the coding sequence ATGTACGAAGTCGGCACCTCCCGAGAAGTCCGCGCTTACCACACGATGCCCGGAATGCCCCCGCCCGAGGGCGAGCGGCACTCCCACGACTACCGCCTCGACATCCGCGTCACCCGCCCCCGGCTGGACGCGCGCGACATGGTCGTCGACCTCGACGTGCTCAACGACGCGCTGCGCGGCGTGACCGACCGGCTGCACGAGGCCGACCTGGACGAGATCGTCGGCAAGGAGACCACCAAGGACGCGGTCACCGTGGAGGTCTTCTCCCAGTGGCTGCACGCGGTGCTGGCGAGCGCGGTCGGCCCGGTCGCGGGCGCCACACTGCACGTGCGCGTCTGGGAGGACCCGCGGATGTACGGCGGATACGAGGGCCCGCTCGGTGACTGA
- a CDS encoding glycosyltransferase family 4 protein, translating to MTDLAVSLLTLGDPATMTGGYLYHRRVADRAPRFGARVDFVSLPSWRFPLPALAGATMLRRIRAAAPDVLLVDSIVAGLAGPWLAATRGLPPIAAILHQPPGGIDHASGRQRAQASLDRAFYKRVRRMIVASEDLANTLRGQGFDPALLAVVPPGRDAAAEPVDPPGDLRQGRQVAILSVGNWMARKGLLDLLEAFSNLPPGAATLHLVGDETVEPGYAARVRARLRRPDLRDRVVTHGVVTPAEVAGFYRRADVFALASTREPYGTVYGEAMAAGLPVVGWNAGNLPHLATHGVEGLAVPPGDRVALTAALLRLATDDAYRTAMATAARRKADTFPTWDDTSRMLFTELRALAEHTTVREAQP from the coding sequence GTGACTGACCTCGCCGTCTCGCTGCTCACGCTCGGCGACCCGGCCACGATGACCGGTGGTTACCTCTACCACCGGCGCGTCGCCGACCGGGCGCCGCGCTTCGGCGCGCGGGTCGACTTCGTGTCGCTGCCGTCCTGGCGGTTCCCGCTGCCCGCGCTGGCCGGCGCCACCATGCTGCGCCGGATCCGGGCCGCCGCGCCGGACGTGCTGCTGGTCGACAGCATCGTGGCCGGGCTGGCCGGGCCGTGGCTGGCCGCGACGCGCGGGCTGCCGCCGATCGCGGCCATCCTGCACCAGCCGCCCGGCGGCATCGACCACGCCTCCGGCCGTCAGCGCGCGCAGGCCTCGCTGGACCGGGCCTTCTACAAGCGGGTCCGGCGCATGATCGTCGCGTCCGAGGACCTGGCGAACACGCTTCGTGGCCAGGGATTCGACCCGGCGCTGCTCGCGGTCGTCCCACCGGGCCGGGACGCCGCCGCCGAGCCGGTCGACCCGCCCGGCGACCTCCGGCAGGGCCGGCAGGTCGCGATCCTCTCGGTCGGCAACTGGATGGCGCGCAAGGGCCTGCTCGACCTGCTCGAGGCGTTCTCGAATCTGCCGCCCGGCGCCGCCACGCTGCACCTGGTCGGCGACGAGACCGTGGAGCCCGGCTACGCCGCGCGCGTCCGGGCCCGGCTGCGACGGCCGGACCTGCGGGACCGCGTCGTCACGCACGGCGTCGTCACGCCCGCCGAGGTGGCCGGCTTCTACCGCCGGGCCGACGTCTTCGCGCTGGCGAGCACGCGCGAGCCGTACGGCACGGTCTACGGCGAGGCGATGGCGGCCGGGCTGCCGGTCGTCGGCTGGAACGCCGGCAACCTCCCGCACCTGGCCACCCACGGCGTGGAGGGGCTGGCGGTGCCGCCCGGCGACCGGGTGGCGCTCACCGCCGCGCTGCTGCGCCTGGCCACCGACGACGCGTACCGCACCGCGATGGCCACGGCCGCGCGACGGAAGGCCGACACGTTCCCCACCTGGGACGACACGTCCCGCATGCTCTTTACCGAGCTCCGCGCGCTGGCGGAGCACACCACTGTCAGGGAGGCGCAGCCGTGA
- a CDS encoding HAD family hydrolase translates to MTRFEAVLFDAGDTLIRLSGSGETLLHRAAAARGAGPLDAGEVSAAWQRVLDRSSTAEELAKGRDLSPDRHRQVWTALYAEAGCDKLLPGLSDDLYELTVAAESWEAFEDTLPTLHGLRERGLRVGVVSDTGFDLRPALDRLGITPYVETIVMSFEHGACKPAVTCFTAAADRLGVAPDRTLMVGDNPLTDSGAVAAGMFAFLLPKPAPTGPRGLHHVLNLV, encoded by the coding sequence GTGACCCGGTTCGAGGCGGTCCTGTTCGACGCGGGCGATACGCTCATCCGCCTCTCCGGCAGCGGCGAGACGCTGCTGCACCGCGCCGCCGCGGCCCGTGGCGCCGGCCCGCTGGACGCGGGCGAGGTGAGCGCGGCCTGGCAGCGGGTGCTCGACCGCAGCAGCACCGCCGAGGAACTGGCGAAGGGCCGCGACCTCTCCCCCGACCGGCATCGCCAGGTGTGGACCGCGCTCTACGCCGAGGCCGGCTGCGACAAGCTGCTGCCCGGCCTCAGCGACGACCTCTACGAGCTCACCGTGGCCGCGGAGTCGTGGGAGGCGTTCGAGGACACCCTGCCCACGCTGCACGGCCTGCGCGAGCGCGGCCTGCGCGTCGGCGTGGTCAGCGACACCGGCTTCGACCTGCGGCCCGCGCTCGACCGGCTGGGCATCACGCCGTACGTGGAGACGATCGTCATGTCCTTCGAGCACGGCGCCTGCAAACCGGCCGTCACCTGCTTCACCGCGGCGGCGGACCGGCTCGGCGTCGCCCCGGACCGCACGCTGATGGTCGGCGACAACCCGCTCACCGACTCCGGCGCGGTCGCGGCCGGCATGTTCGCGTTCCTGCTGCCGAAGCCGGCCCCCACCGGCCCGCGCGGGCTGCACCACGTGCTGAACCTGGTCTGA